The Nitrospira sp. sequence AACGATCTGGTCGCGCTGGTCGAAGCCGCTCACTCGCGCGGCATCCGCATCATCCTGGACATTATTTTCAACCATTCCGGGTTCAATTGGGTCTATCCGGGAGGAGTTCAAGAGCCTCCATACAAACCGTTTCCGGATCGCTACGCCTTTGGTTCATGGTTGGGACGAACGGGTGAGGAGATCGGCGGCACCATCACAGACCTTGAAACCGGTGTTTGGCCGACCGAATTACAGGCCATCGATTGCTACACCAGAGCGGGCATGGGAAATCTTGGGGCCGGCAGTCTGGATGACCCCAACGCGGAACATAAGCGAACAGATTTTTTTACCTTGCGCGACTTCGGGCTCAGCGCACGCGGGGTTCTCGATCACCTGGCTGCGTGTTATCGCTACTGGATCGCCCTCACCGACTGCGATGGTTTTCGAATCGATACCTTGAAGCATGTGTCGTTCGAAGAAGGACGGAATTTCTGTGGCGCGATCAAGGAGTTTGCCGCCAATCTTGGAAAGGCCAATTTCCTGCTGGTCGGTGAAGTGGCCGGAGGCGACTTTGCGCAGGATCGTTACCTGGATGTACTCGGACGAAATCTTGATGCCGCGTTGGATATCGGCGAGATGCGGATGACGCTTCACGATGTCGCCAAAGGGCTGGCCTCTCCTCAAGCATACTTCGACGGCTTCGACGCCGGCAACGCAGAGATGGGGTCACATCGGAATATCGGCCAACGGCATGTCTCGATCTTGGATGACCACGACCATGTCTTTGGTCAAAAGATCCGCTTCTCCAGCGAAGCGGCGTCGGAAGAGCAAGTGGTCGCCGGTGTGGCACTGCAGTTGTTCACGCTGGGTATTCCATGCGTGTACTATGGAACAGAACAATCCTTTGCCGGACCGGAAGAGTCGGAACGCCGATTTCTTCCCGGTTGGAAGGGCGGCGATTATGCCGACCGATATCTGCGCGAGACCATGTTCGGCCCCGAGCATCCTCGAGCCCCTGGACGTGCAGGCTTGTCAGCGACCAATGGTCTCGACCAGAG is a genomic window containing:
- a CDS encoding alpha-amylase, translating into MPPPGAQTILSRPIPQNLSDVMFPRRQHFHASPGDWRDEILYFLLVDRFSDGREASRPLLDRSRRSSFRPQRHDGQSWRWDRWAESGAHRWQGGTLSGVVSKLGYLHDLGVTTLWLSPVFKQRGHLDTFHGYGIQHFLDVDPRFGTRNDLVALVEAAHSRGIRIILDIIFNHSGFNWVYPGGVQEPPYKPFPDRYAFGSWLGRTGEEIGGTITDLETGVWPTELQAIDCYTRAGMGNLGAGSLDDPNAEHKRTDFFTLRDFGLSARGVLDHLAACYRYWIALTDCDGFRIDTLKHVSFEEGRNFCGAIKEFAANLGKANFLLVGEVAGGDFAQDRYLDVLGRNLDAALDIGEMRMTLHDVAKGLASPQAYFDGFDAGNAEMGSHRNIGQRHVSILDDHDHVFGQKIRFSSEAASEEQVVAGVALQLFTLGIPCVYYGTEQSFAGPEESERRFLPGWKGGDYADRYLRETMFGPEHPRAPGRAGLSATNGLDQSLPGFGPFGTAGAHCFDSHFHTYRRIAALTAVRTQFPVLRVGRQYSRPISLFNGPFLFRGPGELVAWSRILSDEEALCVMNAHGTQVRGGDVVVDADLNPDGSALTVVANSMEAGSGTSVGIAHPVGSQLPIKRRTDGTAFVEIRNMAPSGVIVAVNHS